The proteins below come from a single Mya arenaria isolate MELC-2E11 chromosome 8, ASM2691426v1 genomic window:
- the LOC128244302 gene encoding uncharacterized protein LOC128244302 codes for MEVPGKKRDPDLDKGSADATVYCQPCEEGGKHVVAEGFCQTCEEYMCVSCIEYHKRLKISRNHVLLSKDKMPSFYPFTKQSAIADTDYCNNHPKEMIKFYCPTHGELGCGECVVLDHRSCKVDYIADVAKEFVTGNEFKELEPSIKRAEDILSGSISNVNDLFGDVKDQSKVQMDKLRKFRAEINAYLDRREKELLDNIEKVKTEDENLLTALKTDCELMKTGLEAIWTEMTSGVVSTNQQYVAARRGQKELRGIYDEMEKITGRMKARKYRFTKDADTEGLLRSKMGLGTLYVAGEFRNKTSSTVTWKNEADIHVRAPHDKATCFISGLALLSPGLFLLSDFHNNCVKLVDVTIRNVTSRLELPCWPWDVCALPDDQAAVTLSENNIVQLLSTNRGQLSRGREIKVSYECRGIAYYNNRLFVSCISNPRIEVMTLDGHIIRTFQTVAGRQLFEHPYYLTVSASTPPTLYVSDYSAPTVLQLSLDGNVLQEYSDKKLQYPQSVEEVGPGQLIVCENISHNLMLLTERNGKMAEILGHKDGLANPFSVSFCPHTRTLLVGMYGNDILKVFSAN; via the exons ATGGAGGTACCCGGGAAGAAGcgtgaccctgaccttgacaAGGGTTCCGCTGACGCCACGGTCTATTGCCAGCCCTGTGAAGAGGGCGGTAAACACGTTGTGGCCGAAGGCTTCTGTCAGACATGCGAGGAGTACATGTGTGTTTCCTGTATCGAGTACCATAAGAGATTGAAGATATCCAGGAACCACGTTCTGCTGTCTAAAGATAAGATGCCATCCTTCTACCCGTTCACCAAGCAGTCAGCTATCGCCGACACGGATTATTGTAACAACCATCCGAAGGAGATGATCAAGTTTTATTGCCCGACCCACGGAGAACTTGGCTGTGGTGAATGTGTCGTACTCGACCATCGCAGCTGTAAAGTTGACTACATCGCTGATGTGGCTAAAGAATTTGTCACTGGAAATGAATTCAAAGAGCTAGAACCATCGATTAAACGAGCTGAAGATATTTTATCCGGGTCCATTAGTAACGTCAATGATCTTTTTGGTGATGTTAAAGACCAGTCTAAGGTTCAGATGGATAAACTGAGGAAGTTCCGTGCAGAAATAAATGCATACCTGGACCGACGCGAGAAGGAGTTGCTCGACAATATCGAGAAAGTCAAGACCGAGGATGAGAACTTGCTGACTGCACTTAAGACCGATTGTGAGCTGATGAAAACCGGACTTGAGGCCATTTGGACGGAAATGACTTCCGGTGTCGTCTCAACGAACCAGCAGTACGTGGCGGCAAGGCGAGGCCAGAAGGAGCTACGGGGGATTTATGACGAGATGGAGAAGATAACTGGTAGAATGAAGGCCCGGAAGTACCGGTTTACTAAGGACGCGGACACGGAGGGGCTGCTGAGATCGAAAATGGGCCTTGGAACACTGTACGTTGCGGGAGAGTTTCGAAATAAGA CTTCCTCCACTGTCACATGGAAGAATGAAGCAGACATCCACGTCAGAGCGCCACATGATAAAGCAACCTGCTTTATTTCCGGCCTCGCCCTGCTCTCTCCTGGTCTCTTCCTCCTGTCTGACTTTCATAACAATTGTGTCAAACTGGTGGACGTCACCATCCGCAACGTCACATCCCGCCTCGAACTGCCATGCTGGCCCTGGGACGTATGTGCGCTCCCTGATGACCAGGCCGCCGTCACCCTTTCGGAAAATAACATAGTTCAGTTGCTGTCTACGAACAGAGGACAGTTGTCGCGTGGAAGGGAAATAAAAGTATCATATGAGTGTCGTGGTATTGCGTATTACAACAACAGATTATTTGTGTCTTGCATATCTAACCCGCGTATTGAAGTGATGACATTGGATGGTCATATTATCAGAACATTCCAAACAGTTGCTGGAAGACAGCTTTTCGAACACCCATACTACCTGACAGTGTCAGCTTCCACACCACCGACCCTGTACGTGTCTGACTACAGTGCTCCCACCGTCCTCCAGTTGTCTCTAGACGGGAATGTCCTACAAGAGTACAGTGACAAGAAGCTCCAATATCCCCAGTCGGTGGAAGAGGTAGGTCCGGGTCAGTTGATCGTGTGTGAGAATATTAGCCACAACCTAATGCTGCTGACGGAGAGGAATGGCAAGATGGCGGAAATACTTGGACATAAGGACGGATTGGCCAATCCCTTCTCTGTGTCTTTCTGTCCCCACACACGTACACTACTTGTCGGGATGTACGGGAATGACATATTGAAGGTGTTTAGTGCAAACTGA